The following proteins are encoded in a genomic region of Natrinema sp. DC36:
- a CDS encoding aldehyde dehydrogenase family protein, giving the protein MATRIAQRRERLYVGGEWLETENVLSVSDLAEGGTFAQIAAAGPTEAREALAAAHEIKPEMRETTVVERATWCEAIAEGLREREEELAEVIVREAGKPISSARGEVGQAAERFDRAAEEARNVVSTGEYREGSTAGHEGWQAIVKHEPIGAVLCITPYNYPLATTALQVAPAIAAGNSVLLKPASKTPISAAILADVIANVDGIPDGAFNFVPGEASEIGDVLAGDDRVNAIAMTGSSGAGKHVARESGMVNLHMELGGNAPAVVFDDADLTDVAGDCAKGSFKYAGQRCSAISRVLAHESIHDDLVDLIDGQMDAWQAGDLFDEDTAFGPLISEDQADWVETLVEDALEKGAELVRGGERRAPEGVPDELANQFFEPTLLANVPHDARIVDEEQFGPIAAITTFEDEAEALEIANGSDLALDAAVFTNDYKRAMRMAERIDAGAVRINGAPSHGLGDVPFGGNKDSGIGREGLDASIHAMMREKSIIL; this is encoded by the coding sequence ATGGCAACCAGAATCGCACAGCGACGAGAGCGGCTCTACGTCGGCGGCGAGTGGCTCGAGACCGAGAACGTACTGTCGGTATCGGACCTCGCCGAGGGCGGAACCTTCGCGCAGATCGCCGCAGCAGGACCCACGGAGGCCCGTGAAGCGCTCGCGGCCGCCCACGAGATCAAACCAGAGATGCGCGAGACGACGGTCGTCGAGCGCGCGACGTGGTGCGAGGCGATCGCCGAGGGCCTGCGCGAGCGCGAGGAGGAGCTCGCGGAGGTCATCGTCCGCGAGGCGGGGAAACCGATTTCGTCGGCTCGTGGCGAGGTCGGACAGGCGGCCGAGCGCTTCGACCGAGCGGCCGAGGAAGCGCGCAACGTCGTCAGCACGGGCGAGTATCGCGAGGGATCGACGGCGGGCCACGAGGGGTGGCAGGCGATCGTCAAGCACGAGCCGATCGGTGCCGTCCTCTGTATCACGCCCTACAACTATCCGTTGGCGACGACGGCGTTACAGGTCGCGCCCGCGATAGCGGCCGGTAACAGCGTGCTGCTCAAGCCCGCCAGCAAGACGCCCATCTCCGCGGCGATCCTCGCCGACGTCATCGCCAACGTCGACGGAATCCCGGACGGCGCGTTCAACTTCGTCCCCGGTGAGGCCAGCGAGATCGGCGACGTGCTCGCCGGCGACGACCGCGTCAACGCGATCGCCATGACCGGCTCCTCGGGCGCGGGCAAACACGTTGCCCGCGAGAGCGGCATGGTCAACCTCCACATGGAACTCGGCGGCAACGCTCCGGCGGTCGTCTTCGACGACGCAGACCTCACCGACGTCGCGGGCGACTGCGCCAAAGGATCCTTCAAGTACGCCGGCCAGCGCTGTTCGGCCATCTCGCGCGTGCTCGCCCACGAGTCGATCCACGACGACCTCGTCGACCTGATCGACGGCCAGATGGACGCCTGGCAGGCCGGCGACCTCTTCGACGAGGACACCGCCTTCGGTCCGCTCATCAGCGAGGACCAGGCCGACTGGGTGGAGACGCTCGTCGAGGACGCCCTCGAGAAAGGTGCCGAGCTCGTCCGCGGTGGCGAACGACGCGCCCCCGAGGGCGTCCCGGACGAACTCGCCAACCAGTTCTTCGAACCGACGCTGCTCGCGAACGTCCCGCACGACGCCCGCATCGTCGACGAGGAACAGTTCGGTCCCATCGCCGCGATCACGACCTTCGAAGACGAGGCCGAGGCCCTCGAGATCGCCAACGGCTCGGACCTCGCGCTAGACGCGGCAGTCTTCACGAACGACTACAAACGCGCGATGCGGATGGCAGAGCGCATCGATGCGGGCGCGGTCCGGATCAACGGCGCGCCGAGCCACGGCCTCGGGGACGTCCCCTTCGGCGGCAACAAGGACTCGGGGATCGGCCGCGAAGGCCTCGACGCCTCGATCCACGCGATGATGCGCGAGAAGAGCATCATCCTGTAG
- the dpsA gene encoding DNA starvation/stationary phase protection protein DpsA, with amino-acid sequence MSTQKTVRQSADSVEENALRLDQEKSEQIVDALNTELANSYVLYHQLKKHHWVVEGAEFLPLHEFLEEAYEHVEEGADVIAERAQALGGVPVSGPSNQEDRATVEFEGEDVYDVRTMFENDLEIYGDIIESMRGSIELADNLGDPATAEILREILVTLEEDGHHFEHYLEDDTLVLEEATH; translated from the coding sequence ATGAGTACTCAAAAGACCGTCCGCCAATCGGCAGACAGTGTCGAAGAGAACGCGCTTCGCCTCGATCAGGAAAAGTCCGAGCAGATCGTCGACGCGTTGAACACGGAGCTGGCCAACTCCTACGTCCTCTACCACCAGCTGAAGAAACACCACTGGGTCGTCGAGGGCGCGGAGTTCCTGCCGCTCCACGAGTTCCTCGAGGAGGCCTACGAACACGTCGAGGAAGGTGCCGACGTGATCGCCGAGCGAGCGCAGGCGCTGGGCGGCGTCCCCGTTTCGGGCCCGTCGAACCAGGAGGACCGCGCCACCGTCGAGTTCGAGGGCGAGGACGTCTACGACGTCCGAACGATGTTCGAGAACGACCTCGAGATCTACGGCGACATCATCGAGTCGATGCGCGGCAGCATCGAGCTCGCCGATAACCTGGGCGATCCAGCAACCGCCGAGATCCTCCGGGAAATCCTCGTCACGCTCGAGGAAGACGGCCACCACTTCGAGCACTACCTCGAGGACGACACGCTAGTGCTCGAGGAAGCGACCCACTGA
- a CDS encoding macro domain-containing protein, producing the protein MDYDVVQGDIAGQSADALVNAAGTSLRMGSGVAGALRRGAGDGINEAAMEKGPVDLGAVAVTDAYDLDAECVIHAAAMPHYGDGEATASSIRTATRNALEKAEELDCQSLVIPALGCGVAGFDLADGAAIIGGEIAAYEPDSLEDVRFIAYSDEEFETVREATGETG; encoded by the coding sequence ATGGATTACGACGTCGTTCAGGGCGATATCGCCGGACAATCCGCCGATGCGCTCGTCAACGCCGCCGGTACGAGCCTCCGGATGGGCTCCGGCGTCGCCGGCGCGCTCCGACGCGGTGCGGGCGACGGGATTAATGAAGCGGCGATGGAGAAGGGACCCGTCGACCTCGGCGCGGTCGCGGTCACCGACGCCTACGATCTCGACGCCGAGTGCGTCATCCACGCCGCCGCGATGCCCCACTACGGTGACGGCGAAGCGACCGCTTCGAGCATTCGTACTGCCACGCGCAACGCCCTCGAGAAAGCAGAGGAACTGGACTGCCAGTCGCTCGTGATTCCGGCGCTGGGCTGTGGCGTCGCCGGATTCGATCTCGCCGACGGCGCTGCGATCATCGGCGGGGAGATCGCGGCGTACGAGCCCGATTCGCTCGAGGACGTGCGGTTCATCGCCTATAGCGACGAGGAGTTCGAGACCGTCAGGGAAGCGACGGGCGAAACCGGGTAG
- the purM gene encoding phosphoribosylformylglycinamidine cyclo-ligase codes for MTDTDDEDRLTYAESGVDIDASEDATAALLEAFGSDLRTEYAGLLDIGDRYLALATDGVGTKLLVAEAIEDFSTIGIDCIAMNVNDLVAAGVEPVAFVDYLAIDEPDEELTNQIGEGLAVGLEQADLTMLGGETAVMPEVVKGFDLAGTCAGLADKDEIFEGEAEVGDVLVGFPSNGIHSNGLTLAREAVTREREYTDEFPLDPERTIGEELLRPTRIYTDLLEPMREHGVRAAAHVTGGGWTNLLRMGEHEYVIENPLPAQPVFEFVQEEGNVTDEEMHRTFNMGTGFVVALPGDRAEALVAVTDGQLIGRVEDGNSVEIRGLSLT; via the coding sequence ATGACCGATACGGACGACGAGGACCGACTCACGTACGCCGAGAGCGGCGTCGACATCGACGCGAGCGAGGACGCGACCGCGGCGCTGCTCGAGGCCTTCGGCAGCGACCTGCGGACCGAGTACGCCGGCCTGCTCGACATCGGCGACCGGTATCTCGCGCTGGCGACCGACGGCGTCGGGACCAAGCTGTTGGTCGCCGAAGCGATCGAGGACTTCTCGACGATCGGCATCGACTGCATCGCGATGAACGTCAACGACCTCGTCGCGGCGGGCGTCGAACCGGTCGCGTTCGTCGACTACCTCGCAATCGACGAGCCCGACGAGGAGCTCACGAACCAGATCGGCGAGGGGCTCGCGGTCGGCCTCGAGCAGGCCGATCTCACGATGCTCGGCGGCGAGACGGCGGTCATGCCCGAGGTCGTGAAGGGGTTCGATCTGGCGGGGACCTGCGCCGGCCTGGCCGACAAAGACGAAATCTTCGAGGGCGAGGCCGAGGTCGGCGACGTGCTGGTCGGCTTCCCCTCGAACGGGATTCACTCGAACGGGTTGACCCTCGCTCGCGAAGCGGTGACCCGCGAGCGCGAGTACACCGACGAGTTCCCGCTGGACCCGGAGCGGACGATCGGCGAGGAACTGTTGCGGCCGACTCGAATCTATACGGATCTGCTCGAGCCGATGCGCGAGCACGGGGTTCGCGCGGCGGCCCACGTCACGGGCGGCGGCTGGACGAACCTGCTGCGAATGGGCGAGCACGAATACGTGATCGAGAATCCGCTGCCGGCTCAGCCGGTCTTCGAGTTCGTCCAGGAGGAGGGCAACGTGACCGACGAGGAGATGCATCGGACGTTCAACATGGGCACCGGGTTCGTCGTCGCGCTTCCGGGCGATCGCGCCGAAGCGTTGGTCGCGGTGACCGACGGACAGCTCATCGGCCGCGTCGAGGACGGGAATTCGGTCGAGATTCGCGGGCTGTCACTGACCTGA
- a CDS encoding metalloprotease, which produces MSYRTDRNSDPELSFSDAELRDLAVAWLTLSAAFALLFEPIHRGGNVALFVEMVVLSLVTVGMGFLLHEIAHKVVAIEHGQTAEFRADYQMLFLAIMGALVGFLFAAPGAVYHRGQITERENGLIALAGPVTNLLLALLFLPLMILPGILGVIGQMGIWINLFLAAFNMIPFGPLDGKSVLEWHKGVFTLVFVPSVLLAGFVVFYVGLF; this is translated from the coding sequence ATGAGCTATCGAACCGATCGAAACTCCGATCCCGAACTGTCGTTCAGCGACGCGGAGCTGCGGGATCTCGCCGTGGCCTGGCTCACACTCAGCGCCGCGTTCGCACTCCTGTTCGAGCCGATCCATCGCGGCGGAAACGTCGCGCTGTTCGTGGAGATGGTCGTGTTGAGTCTCGTCACCGTCGGCATGGGATTCCTGCTCCACGAGATCGCACACAAGGTCGTCGCGATCGAACACGGCCAAACCGCGGAGTTTCGCGCGGATTACCAGATGCTCTTTCTGGCAATTATGGGCGCGCTCGTCGGTTTCCTCTTCGCCGCACCGGGGGCCGTCTATCATCGCGGTCAGATCACCGAACGAGAGAACGGACTGATCGCGCTCGCGGGACCGGTCACGAATCTCCTGCTCGCACTCCTCTTCCTCCCGTTGATGATCCTGCCCGGAATACTGGGTGTGATCGGTCAGATGGGGATCTGGATCAACCTCTTCCTGGCCGCGTTCAACATGATCCCGTTCGGACCGCTGGACGGGAAATCGGTCCTCGAGTGGCACAAGGGCGTCTTCACACTGGTGTTCGTTCCGAGCGTGTTGTTGGCCGGATTCGTCGTCTTCTACGTCGGGCTCTTCTGA